ATCGACGTCGCCAACATGACGGGGCGGCACGGCACCACCGACCTCAACCACATGGTTTCCACAACGCTGCGCCGGACCATGGCTGAAGCGGATCCGGAGGCGCTGCTGCTGGCCGAACATAACCACGACGCATCGCAGGACCTGCAGGTGGATGGCTGGCATGGCGTGATGAATTACGCCGGATTCACGCGCCCGGTATGGCAATGGCTGAAGCCGCCAGCCGCCGTACCGCTGGAGCCAGGGCCCTTCGTGTCCATCCCCCGGCTCTCCGGAAAAGACGTGGTTGGCTCAATGCGGGACTTCGCTGCGGCCGTACCCTGGCGCGCGGCCGCGCACGCCCTCAACCTTGTCGGGTCCCACGACACCTTCCGGGTAAGCACCCTGCTCGGGGACCCGCGGTTGGTCACGGTGGCATTTGGACTGTTGGCCACTATGCCAGGGATCCCCATGCTGTGGGCGGGTGATGAGATCGGACAGGAAGGCGTGAACGGTGAAGATGGCCGCCGCCCCTTCCCCTGGGACAATCCGGATGAATGGGACCATGAGAGGCTGGCCACCACCCGTGCTCTTTTCCAAACGCGGAACCAGTCGGAAGCCCTTCGACAGGGCGGACTGCGGTGGCTCGCAATTGGAGATGATGCTTTTGCCTTCCTTCGTGAATCAGCCAACGAAACGGTGCTGATCCACGCCTCCCGGGCCGACCATGCCGCCATCAGGATTCCCGCCCGGGTCGTCGGAACCCGCCTTCGCGGCCTCGCAGGGACCCCGGACGTTCACGCAGAGGCAAGTGGAGTGGTCACCCTGCCCAGCGCAGGGCCGGCCTTTGCCATGTGGAGCTGTGATCCGTCCGCTTAAGGCCGCTGTGCCGCGGAGGAAATGCTCAGCTTGCTTATGACTTTTCCACTTCCTAGGCTGGAAACGTCAGGCAATAGCTTCCGGGGCGCGGTCCGGTGCCCGCAAGGCGCCGGACCCGCCTCAGTCGAGGAGGAACAATGTCAGAACAGAGCATCGCAGGCAAGAAGGTGGCATTCCTGCTGACGGACGGCGTCGAGCAGGTTGAACTCACCAGCCCGTGGCAGGCAGTCAAGGACGCCGGCGGCCAGCCCACGCTCGTGGCCCCGAAGAGCGGCAAGCTGCAGGGTTACAAAGGCACGGAGAAGGGCGACACGTTCGACGTCGACCTCACCGTTGCCGAGGCCAACGCCGGTGACTTCGACGCGCTGGTCCTTCCCGGCGGCGTCGTCAACGCCGACCACCTCCGCGTGGACAAGGACGCCCAGGCGTTCACGCGCAGCTTCTTTGAACAGCACAAGCCGGTGGCATCCATTTGCCACGGGCCCTGGCTCCTCATTGAAGCCGGCGTGCTGCGCGGACGGAACGTCACCTCGTACCACACGCTCCAGACCGACCTGAAGAACGCGGGCGCCAACTGGACCGACGAGGAAGTGGTGGTGGACCAGGGCCTGGTGACCAGCCGCAAACCGGACGACCTCCCCGCCTTCAACGCCAAGCTGGTGGAGGAAATCGCGGAAGGCCGGCACGCCGGCCAGACCGCCTAGTTCCGCACCCAACCCCGGCAGTTCCCTCAGGCTTTAGAGAAAGTTCCGGTGTGGAGGAATTACTCCACCCGGTAGAGTGTTGGCACTTGCAGCGGCCATGTCCGCGCATCATCCATACACTCCCTGGGGGAACACCCATGTCTACCGAACTCTCTCCAAACGCCAAGGGCCAGTCCGTCCAGGCCGCAGGATCCAAGCCCGCCGCACCGGAGAAAATGTCCCGGGAGTCCGTGACCATCATCAGCACGCTGCTGGTGGCCACCTTCGTGGTGATCCTCAACGAAACCATCATGAACGTGGCCCTGCAGCGGCTCATGGTGGACCTCCGGGTGGATGCGCCCACCGTCCAGTGGCTCTCCACCGGCTTCATGCTCACCATGGCCGTTGTCATCCCCACCACCGGGTTCATCCTGCAAAGCCTCTCCACACGCGCCGTCTTCATGCTCGCCATGGGGCTCTTTGCCGGCGGTACCGCGCTCGCCGCGGCGGCTCCCGGGTTTGAGATCCTCCTGCTGGCGCGTATCGTCCAGGCGGGCGGCACCGCCATCATGCTGCCGCTGCTGATGACCACCATCCTCACCCTGGTTCCGCTCGCCAAGCGCGGGGCCGTCATGGGCAACGTCAGCATCGCCATTTCCGTGGCTCCGGCCATGGGCCCCACGGTGTCCGGGCTGATCCTTGAGCATTTCACCTGGCGTTTTATGTTCGTGTTCGTCCTCCCGGTGGCCCTCGTGGCGCTCGCCATCGGCGCGAAGTACCTGACCAACGTGGGGGAGACGGAGAAGACCAGGCTCGACTTCCTCTCGGTCCTCCTGACCGTCCCCGCGTTCGGCGGGCTGGTCTACGGGCTCAGCCAGATCGGCGGCGGCCACGGCGGCCAGGCCGGTCCGGGCGCGCCCGCCATCGCCGCGCTGGTGATCGGCGTCGCCAGCCTCGCCGTCTTCATCCTGCGCCAGGTGCGGCTGCAGAAAGCCGAAGCCCCGTTGCTTGACCTGCGCGCCTTCAACTTCCGCATGTTCACGGTGTCCGTCCTGCTGATGGTGGTGGCCATGATGGCGCTGTTCGGCGGCGTGATCCTGCTGCCGCTCTACCTGCAGGAAATCCGCGGCCTCGGCTCCCTTGAAACGGGACTCGCGCTGCTTCCCGGCGGCCTGGCGATGGGCTTGCTCGGCCCGGTCATCGGCCGGCTGTTCGACAAGGTAGGGCCCCTGCCGCTGACCGTCACGGGTTCCATCCTGATGGTTGTGTCCCTCTGGCAGTTCTCAATGCTCGACGCCGGCACGTCCGTTGCGTGGATCGTCACCTTGCACGTGGGGCTGAGTTTCGGGCTGGCGCTGCTGTTCACTCCGGCGTTCACCACCGGTTTGAACCCGCTGCCGCCGCACCTCTACTCGCACGGGTCCGCGATCATGAGCACGACGCAGCAGGTTGCGGGCGCAGCCGGCACGGCCCTGCTGGTGTCGATCTTCGCGGTGGTTTCGGCAGCGTCCGGCCTCGTGGCGGGGATGAGCGCCGCGTTCCTTACGGCAACCGTCATAGCCTTTGCCGCCGTCGTACTTTCCGCCATGATGCGCAAGACCGAAGGTGCCGGGCCGGGTCACGCGGCCCACTAACCGGCCCCCGGCCTGCCCAACTGAGTAGCGCCAAGTGTCGTTTTGACCGCTCAAAACGACACTTGGCGCTACCTACTTGGGCTAGCCGGCGAAAAAGTCCGCCAGCTCCTTGATGAGCCTGTCCGGGGCTTTGATGACGCCGTCGTGGCCCAGGCCCGGGAGGATCGTGTAGCTGGAGCCGGAGAGGACGTCGTGGATCTGGCCGCAGGCCACGCCGAAGTACGCCGGGCTCTTTTCGCCCACCACGATCAGGGTTTCCAGCGGCAGTTCCAGGAACGGCTCGGCCGGCATGTCCGCCGCGATGATTGCCTTGATTTCCCGGACGCCCGTGCGCATCAGCTCGCGCTGCTGCTTTCCCTCGCTGGTGCCCGCGGTGAGCTTGTTGGCGAGGGTCAGCATCGAGAGCGGCATGCGGGACGAAAAGGAGCCGCCTGCTTCAAGTCCGCGCTTCAGGACGGCGAGGGCGCGGTCATCGTCGCCGGCGGCAACTGCCCGCTCGTATTCCGCCGTCCAGTCGGCCTTGACGCTGTGGTTCACGGAGACTGCGGGATCATACACGGCCAGCCGCTCCACCGGCAGGGTCCGCGCCGCGTGCAGGGCAACGGCCCCGCCGAAGCTGTGGCCGAACACGTCCGTGCTCGAGGTGTGCTTCATGACCGTGTCCAGGTCGCGGATGTCCACGTCCAGGGTGTAATCCTCCGGCTGGGGGGATGACGAACCGCGGCCGCGGCGGTTGAACGTGTGGACCGGACGGCCCAGCGCGGCGCTGAGCTTCTGCGCAAACTTCGTGTAGTCCGCGGCGGTCACCATGGAAGGCGGGACAATAACAACGCCCGAACCGGCGGAAGCGAGTTCCGTGCCTGTGGAGAAGAGCTCCAGCGTGCCGCCGTCGGGGGTCCTGATGTTCTCACGCGTCATGTTCCGAGCCTAGCTGAGCAACCTGAAGGCAACCATCACGCGCGCTGCACCCCCGGAGACATTTTGGCCGTGGCCGGGCTCGGGATGGTCAGCCCAGGCGTGCGATGAGCGCCGTGCTCTGTTCCCGGATGGCCGGCAGTTCTTCGGCGAGTCCGCAGAGGATGAGCCCGGCGTCAGCCGCCTGCAGCGGAGATTCCGATGTTGCCAGTCCGTCTGCCCGCAGGTTGACCAGGGATTCGACGAGGCGGAACGCCAGGTCGCCCGGGTTCCCCGAAGCTGCGGCGGGACCCGCCGGGGACACGGCGGCGCCCAGTTCCCCGTACAGGTTCCGCAGTTCCTGCCGGTCCGCCAGGAACCGCGCGAACCGGCCGCCGCGGGCTTCGGGCAGGTGGTACAGGATTCCAAGGTTCCAGCGGGAGCTGCACAGTTGCGTGCCGTCATAAAGTGCGACGGCGTGAAGCCGGCCTCCCGGAGTCCCCTCGCCGTGGGGCAGGGCGGCCACCGCGCGGGCAAATGTCAGCCCGCCGAGCACGGTGCCCTCCAGCAGGTCCTCGAGGAGGTCGTCCTTGGTTTTGAAGTGGTGGTACAGCGAGGACTGCCTGATCCCCACGGCGTCGGCGATGGACCGGGTGGAGGTGTTGGCGAAGCCGTGCGTCGTGAAAAGCTCGGCCGCCGCATCCAGGATTTCCTCCCGGGCAGTCGCCCCGGGCCTGGAGGGCTGTTGGCTGCGGGGGCGTCCTGGTCCGGCTGAAGTCACCGCATCATTCTTGCACCCGGGCGGGCACGCCTTCGTCTCCGGGGCCGGGGTGAGGAGCCGGAAATGCCGTGGAAACAAGATGTCTTTGAGCCTTTTACCGAGGCGAAACTAGCTGGGGACATCGCGCTGGAAAACTATCAATTGACCGGTATTCCGCAGCTTTCGGCCGAGTGCTGCAGAACCGGCGGCCCCCGCCATTCCAGCCCCTGGAGAATCCGATGACCTCAACCATTGCTCCCGCCGTCCACGCGGACGACGCGGA
The Arthrobacter sp. PGP41 genome window above contains:
- a CDS encoding type 1 glutamine amidotransferase domain-containing protein, with the translated sequence MSEQSIAGKKVAFLLTDGVEQVELTSPWQAVKDAGGQPTLVAPKSGKLQGYKGTEKGDTFDVDLTVAEANAGDFDALVLPGGVVNADHLRVDKDAQAFTRSFFEQHKPVASICHGPWLLIEAGVLRGRNVTSYHTLQTDLKNAGANWTDEEVVVDQGLVTSRKPDDLPAFNAKLVEEIAEGRHAGQTA
- a CDS encoding DHA2 family efflux MFS transporter permease subunit, giving the protein MSTELSPNAKGQSVQAAGSKPAAPEKMSRESVTIISTLLVATFVVILNETIMNVALQRLMVDLRVDAPTVQWLSTGFMLTMAVVIPTTGFILQSLSTRAVFMLAMGLFAGGTALAAAAPGFEILLLARIVQAGGTAIMLPLLMTTILTLVPLAKRGAVMGNVSIAISVAPAMGPTVSGLILEHFTWRFMFVFVLPVALVALAIGAKYLTNVGETEKTRLDFLSVLLTVPAFGGLVYGLSQIGGGHGGQAGPGAPAIAALVIGVASLAVFILRQVRLQKAEAPLLDLRAFNFRMFTVSVLLMVVAMMALFGGVILLPLYLQEIRGLGSLETGLALLPGGLAMGLLGPVIGRLFDKVGPLPLTVTGSILMVVSLWQFSMLDAGTSVAWIVTLHVGLSFGLALLFTPAFTTGLNPLPPHLYSHGSAIMSTTQQVAGAAGTALLVSIFAVVSAASGLVAGMSAAFLTATVIAFAAVVLSAMMRKTEGAGPGHAAH
- a CDS encoding alpha/beta fold hydrolase, which translates into the protein MTRENIRTPDGGTLELFSTGTELASAGSGVVIVPPSMVTAADYTKFAQKLSAALGRPVHTFNRRGRGSSSPQPEDYTLDVDIRDLDTVMKHTSSTDVFGHSFGGAVALHAARTLPVERLAVYDPAVSVNHSVKADWTAEYERAVAAGDDDRALAVLKRGLEAGGSFSSRMPLSMLTLANKLTAGTSEGKQQRELMRTGVREIKAIIAADMPAEPFLELPLETLIVVGEKSPAYFGVACGQIHDVLSGSSYTILPGLGHDGVIKAPDRLIKELADFFAG
- a CDS encoding TetR/AcrR family transcriptional regulator; the encoded protein is MTSAGPGRPRSQQPSRPGATAREEILDAAAELFTTHGFANTSTRSIADAVGIRQSSLYHHFKTKDDLLEDLLEGTVLGGLTFARAVAALPHGEGTPGGRLHAVALYDGTQLCSSRWNLGILYHLPEARGGRFARFLADRQELRNLYGELGAAVSPAGPAAASGNPGDLAFRLVESLVNLRADGLATSESPLQAADAGLILCGLAEELPAIREQSTALIARLG